The genome window GGAGCAGGCTCACCCGTTCACCAAGCGCGAGGCGATGCTCACCGCCCTGACCGGCCAGACCCTGACCGTGGATTATGCGGTCACGCCGATCCTGAACAACGGCGCCACCTTGTTGCTGCTGGAAGTCCACCCGCGTGATCGCTTGCTGCGCATCACCAAGGAGGAAGCGCAGTTGTCCAAGCAGGAAACCAGCAAGATGCTGGTGCGGGGCCTGGCCCACGAGATCAAGAACCCTCTCGGCGGAATACGTGGCGCGGCACAGTTGCTTGCCCGTGAACTGCCGGAAGAAAGCCTCAAGGACTACACCAACGTCATCATCGAGGAAGCCGACCGCCTGCGGAACCTGGTGGACCGCATGCTCGGTTCGAACAAGCTGCCATCCCTGGCGATGTGCAACGTCCATGAAGTGCTGGAGCGCGTCAGCAGCCTGGTGGAAGCGGAAAGCCAGGGCTGCATCACTTTGGTGCGCGACTATGACCCGAGCATTCCCGACGTCTTGATCGACCGCGAGCAGATGATCCAGGCGGTGCTGAACATCGTGCGCAACGCGATGCAGGCCATCAGCAGCCAGAACGAACTGCGCCTGGGTCGCATCAGCCTGCGCACCCGCGCCATGCGCCAGTTCACCATCGGCCACGTGCGCCATCGCCTGGTGACCAAGATCGAAATCATCGACAACGGTCCGGGCATCCCTGCCGAACTGCAGGAAACCATCTTTTTTCCCATGGTCAGCGGCCGTCCGGACGGTACCGGGCTGGGCCTGGCCATTACCCAGAACATCATCAGTCAGCATCAGGGCTTGATCGAATGTGAGAGCCACCCCGGCCACACCACTTTCTCGATCTTCCTGCCACTGGAACAAGGAGCCACATCGACATGAGCCGTAGTGAAACCGTGTGGATCGTCGATGACGACCGTTCTATCCGTTGGGTCCTGGAAAAAGCCTTGCAACAGGAAGGCATGACCACCCAGAGCTTCGACAGCGCCGATGGGGTGATGAGTCGCCTGGCGCGTCAGCAACCGGACGTCATCATCTCCGACATCCGCATGCCCGGGGCCAGCGGCCTGGACCTGCTGGCGCGGATTCGCGAACAGCACCCGCGTCTGCCGGTGATCATCATGACCGCCCATTCCGACCTGGACAGCGCCGTGGCGTCCTACCAGGGCGGCGCTTTCGAATACCTGCCCAAGCCATTTGACGTCGACGAAGCCGTATCGCTGGTCAAGCGCGCCAACCAGCACGCCCAGGAACAAC of Pseudomonas fluorescens contains these proteins:
- the glnL gene encoding nitrogen regulation protein NR(II), with the translated sequence MTISDALHRLLLDNLTTATILLDAELRLEYMNPAAEMLLAVSGQRSHGQFISELFTESAEALNSLRQAVEQAHPFTKREAMLTALTGQTLTVDYAVTPILNNGATLLLLEVHPRDRLLRITKEEAQLSKQETSKMLVRGLAHEIKNPLGGIRGAAQLLARELPEESLKDYTNVIIEEADRLRNLVDRMLGSNKLPSLAMCNVHEVLERVSSLVEAESQGCITLVRDYDPSIPDVLIDREQMIQAVLNIVRNAMQAISSQNELRLGRISLRTRAMRQFTIGHVRHRLVTKIEIIDNGPGIPAELQETIFFPMVSGRPDGTGLGLAITQNIISQHQGLIECESHPGHTTFSIFLPLEQGATST